The Prevotella sp. oral taxon 299 str. F0039 genome has a segment encoding these proteins:
- a CDS encoding NAD(P)-dependent oxidoreductase: protein MKVLITGASGFIGSFIVEESLRRGMETWAAIRPSSSKEFLSDERIRFIELDLSNEETLKKQLANTTFDYVIHAAGATKCINKDDFFKVNTEGTKNLVNALIALKMPLKRFIFISSLSVYGPVHEQQPYKEICETDVPVPNTAYAESKLAAEEYINSIGNNFPYIILRPTGVYGPREKDYFMMAKSIKNHIDFAAGYKQQDLTFVYVQDVVQVVFLAFDRGKSGRTYFISDGSVYSSRHFSDLIRKELGMPWCLRIVAPLWVLRVVTCVSEYISRITGKITALNNDKYNILKQRNWRCNIEPTVDELGYHPSFNLEKGVHLTIQWYRERGEI from the coding sequence ATGAAAGTATTAATCACAGGCGCAAGCGGCTTTATTGGCAGCTTTATTGTTGAAGAATCTCTGCGTCGTGGTATGGAAACGTGGGCTGCAATACGCCCAAGTAGCTCCAAAGAGTTCCTTAGTGACGAAAGAATAAGATTTATAGAACTTGACCTTTCGAATGAAGAAACGCTCAAAAAACAGCTTGCAAACACCACTTTCGATTATGTAATACATGCTGCAGGAGCTACAAAATGTATCAATAAGGACGACTTTTTCAAAGTAAATACAGAAGGCACAAAGAACCTTGTCAATGCTCTTATTGCATTGAAGATGCCCCTTAAACGCTTTATTTTTATTAGTTCGCTAAGCGTTTATGGTCCTGTTCACGAACAACAACCCTACAAAGAGATTTGTGAAACAGATGTTCCTGTCCCCAATACGGCATATGCTGAAAGCAAACTTGCCGCAGAAGAGTATATCAACTCAATAGGAAACAATTTCCCTTACATTATTCTTAGACCCACAGGAGTGTATGGTCCACGTGAAAAAGACTATTTCATGATGGCTAAGAGCATTAAGAATCATATCGACTTTGCTGCGGGTTATAAGCAACAAGACCTCACTTTTGTGTATGTTCAAGACGTTGTTCAAGTGGTTTTCCTTGCCTTTGACCGAGGAAAAAGCGGTAGAACATACTTCATTTCTGATGGTAGTGTTTATTCATCACGTCACTTTAGCGACCTCATTCGTAAAGAATTAGGTATGCCTTGGTGCCTTCGTATAGTGGCTCCGCTATGGGTTTTACGTGTTGTTACATGTGTTTCAGAATACATATCACGCATAACAGGTAAAATAACAGCACTTAACAACGACAAATACAACATATTAAAACAACGCAATTGGCGATGTAATATCGAACCAACTGTCGATGAATTGGGTTATCACCCATCGTTTAACCTAGAAAAAGGCGTTCATCTCACCATTCAATGGTATAGAGAACGAGGCGAGATTTAA
- a CDS encoding cupin domain-containing protein produces the protein MEKKIEKGTQFIPQEMIDYSEGGIVSKEFLHNDAGSLTLFAFDAGQALSEHSAPFDATVQVLDGEAVIKIDGVERIVTAGETIIMPANHPHALRADKRFKMLLIMIKGK, from the coding sequence ATGGAAAAGAAAATAGAAAAAGGAACACAATTTATTCCACAAGAAATGATCGACTATTCTGAAGGTGGAATTGTTAGTAAAGAGTTCTTGCACAACGATGCAGGTAGCCTAACTCTCTTTGCTTTCGATGCAGGACAAGCACTTTCAGAACATTCTGCACCATTCGATGCAACCGTACAAGTGCTCGATGGCGAGGCAGTTATTAAGATTGATGGAGTTGAAAGAATTGTAACAGCAGGCGAAACCATCATTATGCCAGCCAATCATCCACACGCATTGAGAGCCGATAAACGTTTCAAAATGCTCTTAATAATGATTAAAGGCAAATAA
- a CDS encoding Crp/Fnr family transcriptional regulator yields MEKKVLKALCKCVLFNGISAEEITALMEPIGYKLVEYSKRDIYLLAGMPCKYADIIIEGELVARMVSLSGKSVEVSRLYSGDIISPAFIFANDKSMPVSVETDSATLIFRMQPSTLKYLIDNYEVIRMNFIRSLSNIDVFLTKKMRLLSLLTVREKVSYFILEAAGKQQSDTIRLDKSRQEIAESFGIQKFSLLRCLSELVDSGAIKVEGKTITILDRSKM; encoded by the coding sequence ATGGAGAAGAAAGTTTTGAAGGCTCTTTGCAAGTGCGTGCTCTTCAATGGCATAAGTGCTGAGGAGATAACAGCATTGATGGAGCCTATTGGATATAAGCTTGTAGAATATAGTAAACGTGACATTTACTTATTAGCAGGCATGCCTTGCAAGTATGCAGACATTATTATCGAAGGCGAATTGGTTGCCCGCATGGTTAGTTTGTCGGGTAAATCGGTAGAAGTTAGTCGTCTTTATTCTGGCGATATCATTTCTCCTGCCTTCATTTTTGCCAATGATAAGAGTATGCCTGTTAGTGTTGAGACCGATAGTGCAACGCTTATTTTTAGAATGCAGCCCTCTACTTTAAAATATTTGATAGACAACTACGAGGTGATAAGAATGAACTTTATTCGCTCTTTGTCGAATATTGATGTGTTCTTAACTAAAAAAATGCGCCTTTTGAGTTTACTTACCGTTCGTGAAAAGGTGTCGTATTTCATCTTAGAAGCCGCTGGGAAACAGCAATCAGACACTATTCGCCTTGATAAATCACGTCAAGAGATTGCCGAGAGCTTTGGAATTCAAAAGTTCTCACTACTTCGTTGTTTATCAGAATTGGTAGATTCGGGTGCTATTAAAGTCGAAGGTAAAACGATAACCATACTCGATCGCTCTAAAATGTAG
- a CDS encoding phosphatase PAP2 family protein, protein MKNFIIDLLKIEAKPRKGLLALEWAVLAYLVLTTLVILFTYTRLENPDSMMWGRLRIVAMTMGLWLVYRLVPCKLTQLARVLLQFGLLAWWYPDTYEINRIFPNLDHWFATWEQQLFGFQPSVSFSQVFSSPIISELMDLGYVAYYPMMVLLVLFYFFYDYKNFQRCAFVIIASFMVYYVIYDFLPVVGPTFYFKAIGMDSVSKGIFPAVGHYFNTHTDCFPSPGYPNGIFYQLVESAKEAGERPTAAFPSSHVGISTLCMLLAWNAKKRWLFWVLIPFFVFLCMATVYIQAHYAIDTIAGFITAIAFYFLFGAQFWHKNKA, encoded by the coding sequence ATGAAGAATTTTATTATAGACTTATTGAAGATAGAAGCAAAGCCAAGAAAAGGTCTTTTGGCTTTAGAATGGGCTGTGTTAGCCTATTTAGTGCTCACCACTTTAGTGATATTATTTACCTACACACGATTAGAAAACCCTGACTCGATGATGTGGGGGCGCCTTAGAATTGTTGCAATGACAATGGGTTTATGGCTGGTTTACAGACTTGTGCCTTGTAAACTCACACAACTTGCAAGAGTATTGTTGCAGTTTGGGCTTTTAGCTTGGTGGTATCCCGACACTTACGAGATCAATAGAATATTCCCAAACCTCGACCATTGGTTTGCAACATGGGAGCAACAGCTCTTTGGTTTTCAGCCTTCTGTGTCATTCTCTCAGGTCTTTTCGTCGCCCATCATCAGCGAATTAATGGATTTAGGCTATGTAGCTTACTATCCTATGATGGTGCTTTTGGTTCTATTTTACTTCTTCTACGATTATAAAAACTTTCAACGTTGCGCCTTTGTCATCATTGCTTCGTTCATGGTTTACTATGTAATATACGACTTTTTGCCTGTTGTTGGACCTACATTCTACTTTAAAGCCATTGGAATGGATAGTGTTTCAAAAGGCATCTTCCCTGCCGTTGGACACTATTTCAATACACATACCGATTGTTTCCCTAGTCCTGGATACCCCAATGGCATTTTTTATCAACTTGTAGAGAGTGCAAAAGAGGCAGGAGAACGCCCAACTGCAGCATTTCCAAGCTCTCATGTAGGTATATCAACACTATGTATGTTATTGGCATGGAATGCAAAAAAGCGTTGGTTGTTTTGGGTTCTTATACCATTTTTTGTGTTCTTGTGCATGGCAACGGTATATATACAGGCGCATTATGCTATTGATACTATAGCAGGATTTATAACTGCAATAGCTTTTTATTTTCTCTTTGGTGCTCAGTTTTGGCATAAAAATAAAGCATAA
- a CDS encoding pseudouridine synthase: MCFHSLNTNEEWPTLLNNPFDYLPHTLCIRAAELVREDIKQHQSWHEEVQKGKMFGVLLVEKADGDRGYLTAFSGQIGGSGNWEGYVPLVYNYLEEGQYFKVHEAEISEMNRKIDALESSNDYLSLLNSRSSIEKEAEKAISNHCKQMETAKALRDDLRQTNLDSTALERLLNESRFMKAELKRLKKHYKERLEGVACQIKTVESEIEAMKVQRKNMSDALQTWLFEHFEMLNCKGEKRNLIAIFNDLEQKMPPSGSGECCAPKLFQYAFQHKMRPLAIAEFWVGDSPRQMIRHDGYFYPACKHKCEPILSYMLEGVSMLDGVRKPDAELTLATLFEDESIRVVVKPCGMPSVEGHHSLVSVEQLMRNEYPTADSPLIVHRLDMDTSGIMIIAKTKQAHKCLQEQFALHQVKKRYIAVLEGVFKHQPTCGCIELPLLPNVNERPLQMVDDVYGKEATTYYRVIGVENQRTRVALYPQTGRTHQLRVHCSHGEGLALPIVGDCLYGKPDSRLHLHAAAIALKHPVNGKRMVFKSSPAF; this comes from the coding sequence ATGTGCTTTCACTCACTAAACACTAACGAAGAGTGGCCCACTCTTCTCAATAACCCATTCGATTATCTTCCACACACTTTATGTATTAGGGCTGCAGAGCTGGTTCGTGAGGATATAAAACAACATCAGTCGTGGCACGAAGAGGTGCAAAAAGGCAAGATGTTTGGGGTTTTGTTGGTAGAAAAAGCGGATGGGGATCGGGGCTATTTGACTGCTTTTTCGGGTCAAATAGGCGGTTCGGGCAATTGGGAAGGATATGTTCCGTTGGTGTATAACTATTTAGAAGAAGGGCAATATTTTAAGGTTCACGAAGCAGAAATTAGCGAGATGAATCGCAAAATTGATGCGCTTGAATCGTCGAACGATTATCTTTCTCTTCTCAACTCACGTTCTTCTATTGAGAAAGAGGCTGAAAAAGCCATTTCAAACCATTGCAAGCAGATGGAAACGGCAAAGGCTTTGCGAGACGATTTGCGCCAAACCAACCTCGATTCGACAGCTCTTGAACGACTATTGAATGAAAGTCGTTTTATGAAGGCAGAGCTAAAACGATTGAAAAAGCATTATAAAGAGCGTTTAGAAGGGGTGGCCTGCCAGATAAAGACTGTTGAAAGCGAGATAGAAGCAATGAAAGTGCAGCGCAAAAACATGTCGGACGCCTTGCAAACATGGCTCTTTGAACACTTTGAAATGCTGAACTGCAAAGGAGAAAAACGTAATTTGATTGCTATTTTCAATGACTTGGAACAAAAAATGCCCCCTTCTGGGTCGGGAGAATGTTGTGCTCCAAAGCTATTTCAATATGCCTTTCAACACAAAATGCGCCCTTTAGCTATTGCAGAGTTTTGGGTTGGCGACTCACCTCGACAGATGATTCGACACGATGGCTATTTTTATCCTGCTTGTAAACACAAGTGTGAGCCGATATTGAGCTATATGTTAGAGGGCGTTTCGATGCTAGATGGAGTACGAAAGCCAGACGCTGAACTGACTCTTGCAACGCTATTTGAAGACGAAAGTATTAGAGTGGTGGTGAAACCCTGTGGAATGCCGAGCGTTGAAGGACACCATTCGTTGGTGTCGGTAGAGCAATTGATGCGCAATGAATATCCTACAGCCGATAGTCCGTTGATTGTTCATCGCTTAGATATGGACACTTCTGGTATTATGATTATTGCTAAAACAAAGCAAGCCCATAAGTGTTTGCAAGAACAATTTGCCTTGCACCAAGTGAAAAAGCGTTATATTGCAGTGCTAGAGGGCGTTTTTAAGCATCAACCAACATGCGGTTGCATTGAATTGCCTTTGCTTCCGAACGTGAACGAGCGTCCCTTGCAGATGGTAGACGATGTGTATGGCAAGGAAGCAACGACCTATTATCGTGTAATTGGGGTGGAAAATCAGCGCACAAGGGTGGCTCTTTATCCTCAAACAGGGCGCACGCATCAGCTAAGAGTGCACTGCTCGCATGGTGAAGGACTGGCTCTTCCTATCGTGGGAGATTGTCTTTATGGCAAACCCGACTCTCGTTTGCATCTTCATGCCGCTGCTATTGCGTTGAAACATCCTGTAAATGGCAAGAGAATGGTATTCAAATCGTCTCCTGCTTTCTAA